The Phycisphaerae bacterium genome contains the following window.
GAATCCAAAACGTAGGGCCCGCCCTGCGGACCATTCTTGCGCGTGCCATGCCCACGCTTCGTGGGCATGCTCTTGAAATGCGAACCTCACCCGGCTGGAAGACGCGTCGCCGCGTAGGGCCTGCGGTTCGCGTGTCGTCAGACACGCGGTTCGCATGCCTTTACTGTTGGGCGTGGCTCTTGTAGCACCTCTTTCCGAGCTTTCGTAACGCACATCCCCCATCGCACCTCCTCGCGATCCGAGGGCTTCAGCCCTCGCCGACCTTCGGGCTCTGCACGGCATGCGTGCCACTGCTCTTGAGCAGTGCACAAACTCATCCGCCGCGCCATGTCCATCTGCTACAATGTGGCCCACCATGAACTCCGCCTTGCACCTCCTCCCCAGCCGGCGGTTCGCATACACGAGCCTTCTCTTCCTGTTCGTGTTGCTCCAGGGCATCGCGTTTCGATGGGCTCCCGTGGATGACGCCTACATTTCCATGCGCTACGCCCGCAACTGGGCCGCGGGCCATGGACTCGTCTTCAACCCCGCTGAGCGCGTCGAGGGCTTCACCAACTTCGCCTGGACCGCGATCCTCGCCGCCGCCGCTGCTCTTCGAGTCGATCTACCTGCCTTCTCTGTCATCGCGAGTTGCCTGTTCTGCCTGGTGACCCTCTTCCTGACCCTGCGCCTCGCGGAGCGCGCTTATCTCGAATTCGACTTGCCCACCGGCCGCGCATGGATTCCGCCGCTGATCCTTGCCCTGTACCCCGGCTGGGCCTACTGGGCGTTCAGCGGAATGGAGGGCATGCTCGCGGCGAGTCTCTATCTCGGCGTTCTCCTGGCAGCATGCCGACCGCTCACCCATCGGTCCGATCCCCTCCTTGTCGGAACGCTCCTCGCGCTCGCCGCAATGACACGCTGGGAGGCCGTCTTGCTTCTGCCCGTCGTGGTTGTTGCGATTGTCGTGTACGGTCGGGATCGATCGCGCCGCCAACGATTCACCCATGCGATCGTTACGGGCGCCACATTCCTGTTGCTCTTCGGCGTCTATTTCGCTGCCCGCTACGCCTACTACGGCGAACTCCTTCCCAACACCTATTTCGCAAAAACCGGCGGTCCCTCAACCGCCCGCCTTCCCAATGGACTCATCTATACGGGCGAACTCGGCGTGACCTTTCTGCTCCCGGTCACCGGACTCGTTCTCCTGCGGTGGATTCGCCTGCCCATTGCCAAGGTCTTCCTGATGCTCTTCGTATGCCAGGGAATCTTCGCCATCTGGGCAGGCGGCGACTTCTTCCCGTGGCTTCGATTCTACGTCCCGATCTTGCCCGTTTGCGCCATTCTCATGGGCATTTGCATCGAGCTGTCCCTGGCCCATCGCGCTCGAACCAAACGAAGTTCCCGCGCTGTACTGGCCATGTTCATGATTCCGGCGGTAGTTCTATCCGGTTTTGTAATCGACCTGGGTTCAGCCCTCGCTCATGCTGGTCTTGTCCGGCAATGGAAAGACGTCGGCCGATGGACGAGCGCCACCTTTCCCGAAGACTACCAAGTCGCGCTGGCGCCCATTGGCGCCGTCGGATTCTTCAGCGATCGGAAGATCATCGATATCCTCGGCCTCACCGATTACGACACGGCGCATTTCGGGCAATGGGACGTTAGCGAGCCCCCTGGCCACCAGATGAGCGACCTCGACGCGATGCTTGGCCGCCGTCCGGAACTGGTCCTCGGAAACGCACCGACCTTCGACCACGAGCCGACCGTTGAGGAAGTGCACCGGGCTTCCTTTCGCCGGACCTTGAAACGCCTGTTTGCCCGTCCCGATTTTCAGGCGGCCTACGTCTTCCGTACCGCCTCGTTCGAAGGGAGAATTATCCCCTATTGGATCCGGCGCGATCTCGCAGCGGAGAAAGGCACGTTGCCCGCTCCCGTGCGATAGAACGCAGGGTCCGCCACGCGGACCACGCTTGTAGGGGGCATCTCGATGCAACTCTTCCAATATGGGTCGGCGTGTACCACGAATTCCGGCATGCGACATGATGGGAGTCACCCTAATGGGATGTCTTGGCGTATTCATCGCAATTGATTCCGAGCAAGTAGACCGTCTCCTGCACGCGGCCGACGACGACGAATTACTGGACCGGCTCGAATCGATGGAGGCGGATCTCGGCGACTCGAATCTCGCCGCCGATTGCGACAAGTCATGGGACGCTTTGCACCGTTGTCTCACGGACGGCCGACTCGATTTCGGAAATGGTCCGTATCCGCTCAGCCACGTCGTGCTGGGGCCCCGTCAGTTGCACAAGGGCGACGATTTCATCGTATCCCTCGTCTTGCCCGAAGAGGTAACCGACGTCGCGGCCGCGCTGCAAGCCATCTCCGAGGAGTCGTTTCGCGATCGATATTGGCAGTTAGTTCCAAGCGATTATTGCGACAATCACGGTGAGGAGGATCTGCAATACACTTGGGAATGGTTTCAGCCGGTCAGGGACTTGTATCGTGTCGCGTCGGAACGCCGATTGGCCGTGGTCTTCTCGGTCGATCAGTAGCCGAGTAGGGGGCATCTCGATGCACCTCTGCTCTTCGCCCGCAGGGCGCACGATCGTTGACGGCGGCTTCAGCCGCCGGTCTCCTGTCACCCAAGCGACCCCGTCCGGAGGACGGACGAACCGCCCGCCGCTTGTCCCGCCGACCTCGCCTTCGTAGAGTTTCCCGGCCGGCGCCTCTTCTGAGCCGCGCGGCTTCAGCCCGCGCGTACAAACCGCGTCGACGAACTCGCGCCGGTTGGCGCAGCAAGAGGAATCATCGATATGTCAACAATCGTCGCCATTCAGCGAGACGGCCAATTCCTCCTTGCGGCCGACACGCTCGTCACCACCGGCCCCAGCTACTCCGCGCGACAGCGACCGCAATCCAAAATCATGCGCTTCGCCGATTCCTTGATAGGCGTCAGCGGACTCTCCGTTTACGTGAACATCCTCAATCACTGGCTCGACGAGCGCAAGAGGACCTCAGCCCTTGACAGCGAGTCGGAAATTCTCGCCTTCATGTTGGAGTTCTGGCGCGACCTCAGGCAGAATTATCATTACGTTCAAGAAACTCCCGACGGCGACGATCCATCGCCGTTCGCAGACCTCCAGGCCCAATTCCTGATCGTCAATCGCACTGGCATCTTCGACGTCAGGGAGATCCTGAGCATCTCGCGGCACGAGGGATTCTGCGCGATCGGCTCGGGTGCTCCCCATGCCAACGGCGCCTTGGAGGCCTTGTGGGACGCGGAGCAGGACCCTGAGCGACTGGCTCGCCGAGCCATCCAGATCGCCGCCACCTTCGACCGCGCCACGGGTGACGAGGTTGTCGTCTTGCGAGGGTCCTGACGGTACGATTCCCCCGCGCGTCCTCACTCCACAACGTTGCGTGCCATGTCCACGGCGTCTTCGGCGTGAACATGCTCTCAAACGCCTTTGTAGCAGACAATCGGTCGTAACCGCCGGACGATCCGCACCAACTCTCGCTGAGCTCGCATTACTGCATCGATGTCCTTGTAGGCTGCGGGCGATTCGTCAGCAAGCTTGCCCATGATCTTCGCGTCAATCCAGATGTCGGCAAACTGGCGCGAAAGATCCTTGCGGCGTACCTTGGTTCGCGCTGCGCCACGGCTGAGCCTTCGGCCCGCGCCATGTGAGCTCGATGACAACGAGGCCCGCTCGCCGCGACCTTCAACATGATACGTGTGTGTTGCCATCGATCCGGGTATTACGTTACGCAATCCGGATCTCGCCACATTCGCCCCTTTTCGGTGTACCCACATCGGGTTACCGCCATGCTCCTCTCGTTGCACGTGATTGTGATCTGTGTCGAGCCAAGTCTCGCAATCCGGCCTGAGTCCAAGGGTGCTCTCGATGATCGTGGCGGCTTCGCTCAACATCCGTCGGCGGCTCTCAGACGCGTACCGCCTCGCCCAGGCCACATCATTCAGGTACGCCTGTCCGTTGCCAGTGTCAGCGTCCAGCCACGCCAATCCACCACCAACCGCCCGAGCTTGCTGCAGGTGGGCTGCCGTTATGTGCTGCCCCATGGCTCGTGACCCACTGTGTACCATCGCCCACAATCGCCCCTCGTCGTCCTGCTGGAATTCGAGGAAATGATTGCCCCGGCCGAGCGTGCCCAATTCCTCTCGCCCAACACTGAGCGCCTTGGCGACCAAATCGGGCCGACTCAATGAACGGGCATCCAGATCCCCGCACAGTTCAGGCAATCCGGATCGCCTGCGATGACGCATGACGGGCACTGCCCGTGGCAATGAGGCGAGGACCGCTTCCGCCGCGGCACGCCGATTCAGTGGAGAAGCAGATCCCAGGAAGCTGACGACGGCGAAGCCACATCCAATGTCACCGCCGACGGCCGCCGGATAGACGAAATGGTTCGTTGCCACAACGACCCCGTTGCTCACACCGGCCGCAAGGTGCACATCAGGCATCACCGCGACACGGGCGACATCCGGCGCGGAGCATAGCCGCTCAATTGTACGAGAGATTGCTGGTTCCATTGGGTCGACCAACCATGAATTCGCTTTCACGGAGTCACTCATGTGTTACCTCTCCCGAAATGATCGAAAATACGAGCTCAGGCACACGACGTCGTGCAACCGCTTGTCCCACCTCCCATCGCAGGTAACCGCTGCAGTGCTCAATGCGCATGGCAATATGCTGGCGGTCAGCGGTATCGGGAGCCGCGACAATCACTCGTAGGCGCCCGGCGTTGGGTGCGGGTACGACGCTTACTACCGCTACGTCCGTCAATACGTCAAGACTCGGTAGGACAAGCCTCAACACACTTGCGACTTGCTTACACAGTTGCTGCAGCTTCCGATCGTCCTTCTTGGTCCGGTCGACCGTGTGCTTCTTGTC
Protein-coding sequences here:
- a CDS encoding YfbM family protein, which encodes MMGVTLMGCLGVFIAIDSEQVDRLLHAADDDELLDRLESMEADLGDSNLAADCDKSWDALHRCLTDGRLDFGNGPYPLSHVVLGPRQLHKGDDFIVSLVLPEEVTDVAAALQAISEESFRDRYWQLVPSDYCDNHGEEDLQYTWEWFQPVRDLYRVASERRLAVVFSVDQ
- a CDS encoding RtcB family protein; translation: MPDVHLAAGVSNGVVVATNHFVYPAAVGGDIGCGFAVVSFLGSASPLNRRAAAEAVLASLPRAVPVMRHRRRSGLPELCGDLDARSLSRPDLVAKALSVGREELGTLGRGNHFLEFQQDDEGRLWAMVHSGSRAMGQHITAAHLQQARAVGGGLAWLDADTGNGQAYLNDVAWARRYASESRRRMLSEAATIIESTLGLRPDCETWLDTDHNHVQREEHGGNPMWVHRKGANVARSGLRNVIPGSMATHTYHVEGRGERASLSSSSHGAGRRLSRGAARTKVRRKDLSRQFADIWIDAKIMGKLADESPAAYKDIDAVMRAQRELVRIVRRLRPIVCYKGV